A genomic stretch from Cloacibacterium caeni includes:
- a CDS encoding serine hydrolase domain-containing protein, with translation MKILKFLPLLVLLPFLSCSSTEDEPTPTPTETMYFPNNTDNNWETKSIASLGWNQSAVQPLKDFLAEKHSKSFMILVNGRIVMEEYFNGHSATATWPWNSAGKTLVSTTTGIAQQEGLLNINNKVSQYLGNGWTSEPLEKENLITPRHLLTMTSGLNDESNWVIKSNLTYLADAGTRWSYSNVFQKLIDVVATSSNQTFENYFNAKLKNKIGMDGFWNFGTIFTIYHSNTRSMARFGLLFLNKGKWKNEQIINETYLNEAISTSQNINPSYGYLWWLNGKSKYMVPGSQTVYPTALVPNAPTDMYAAMGAEDQRIYVIPSKNMVVIRMGDASDPQNPNFALSGFDAALWDKINAVVR, from the coding sequence ATGAAAATTTTAAAATTTCTACCTCTTTTAGTGTTACTTCCGTTTTTGAGTTGCAGCAGTACTGAAGATGAACCAACGCCAACTCCCACAGAAACCATGTATTTTCCTAATAATACAGACAATAATTGGGAAACCAAATCTATCGCCAGTCTCGGTTGGAACCAAAGCGCAGTGCAACCGCTTAAAGATTTTTTGGCAGAAAAACATTCTAAATCTTTTATGATTCTCGTAAACGGTAGAATTGTAATGGAAGAATATTTCAACGGGCATTCTGCTACCGCAACTTGGCCATGGAACAGCGCCGGAAAAACGCTGGTTTCTACCACTACAGGAATTGCGCAACAAGAAGGTTTACTGAACATCAACAATAAAGTTTCTCAATATTTAGGAAACGGGTGGACTAGCGAACCTCTGGAAAAAGAAAACCTCATCACGCCTAGACATTTACTTACTATGACTTCGGGCTTAAATGACGAAAGCAATTGGGTGATAAAATCTAACCTCACGTATTTGGCAGATGCTGGAACGAGATGGTCTTACAGCAATGTTTTTCAGAAATTAATAGATGTAGTTGCCACTTCAAGCAACCAAACTTTTGAGAATTATTTTAATGCTAAACTGAAAAATAAAATCGGGATGGATGGTTTCTGGAATTTCGGGACTATTTTCACCATTTATCATAGCAATACCAGAAGTATGGCGAGATTTGGACTGCTTTTCCTGAACAAAGGAAAATGGAAAAACGAACAAATCATCAATGAAACTTATCTGAACGAAGCCATTTCTACTTCTCAAAATATCAATCCTTCTTACGGTTATCTTTGGTGGCTCAATGGAAAATCTAAATATATGGTTCCGGGTTCGCAAACGGTTTATCCCACTGCTTTAGTTCCTAATGCTCCTACAGATATGTATGCAGCGATGGGTGCCGAAGATCAAAGAATTTATGTAATTCCGAGTAAAAATATGGTGGTCATCAGAATGGGCGATGCTTCGGATCCGCAGAATCCTAATTTTGCATTGTCTGGTTTTGATGCTGCACTTTGGGATAAAATTAATGCGGTGGTTAGATAG
- a CDS encoding DUF1684 domain-containing protein has protein sequence MKKIYLLLLLVSSFAFGQGLKNKTDKKQFPAEILEIETFQKELNREYKTEEETPLRGSNFKKFKSHPFFPIDLNYRVKAKLVKTENAVPFEIPTSSGRTKKYREFGKAYFTLNGVEQVLTVYQSLALLDDPEYQDYLFLPFKDETNGKDTYGGGRYLDLRIPQNDELIIDFNKAYHPLCAYNATDYSCPIVPQNNWLQLPIEAGVKYQDIWFEH, from the coding sequence ATGAAGAAGATTTACCTACTTTTACTCCTAGTTTCAAGTTTTGCCTTTGGTCAAGGTCTTAAAAATAAAACCGATAAAAAACAATTTCCTGCCGAAATTCTAGAAATCGAAACCTTCCAAAAAGAACTCAATCGAGAATACAAAACAGAAGAAGAAACACCTTTGCGTGGCTCTAATTTCAAGAAATTCAAGTCTCATCCATTTTTTCCTATTGATTTAAACTATCGAGTAAAAGCGAAATTGGTAAAAACAGAAAACGCGGTTCCTTTTGAAATTCCTACTTCGTCTGGAAGAACTAAAAAATACAGAGAATTCGGGAAAGCATATTTTACGCTGAATGGAGTAGAACAAGTGTTAACGGTTTATCAAAGTTTAGCTTTGTTAGATGACCCAGAATATCAGGATTACTTATTCTTGCCTTTCAAAGATGAGACCAACGGAAAAGATACTTATGGTGGTGGAAGATATTTGGATTTAAGAATTCCTCAAAATGATGAATTGATTATTGATTTCAATAAAGCGTATCATCCGTTATGTGCTTATAACGCTACCGATTACAGTTGCCCAATTGTTCCTCAAAATAACTGGTTGCAATTACCAATCGAAGCAGGTGTGAAATACCAAGATATTTGGTTTGAGCATTAG